cgccgccccccgccgccgctgcggctgtgctccactcactgctcgcaggaggagcagccgctgcagcagcgccgacgccgccaccgacgcctggccgggcgcgggcagcctccgcaccccgatgccgatgccgacgccatcccctcggcccagccacaggtggcggctgcttctgccgactgggagggaggagagctccgaggggcctcgacgcgccctgcgctccccaaaaccctccgagaggaagccggcgggcgggcgagggtctcccggcggaagggggcgccgctggctccggctctcagcgcaagtctcagccgcgggggggggggggcgaggacggagcgcggctggaagcccccggacccggccgggaggaggagaggcgctcgccaagcccggatctggagcgcctcggagcgcgggctccacctacagcccaaggagaggagggggcggggaggcgcccgaggggagggggcttcggctgcctcggcccgggggctccgcaaataataaatttaataaattcctgctgagcctttggggggggtccttggctccttcgctcgcccccagccccagtggcatagcgtgggggggtgcaggggggccggccgcaccggccacaacatctgggggggcgctcgcactcgagtgctaaaatccacgggttagggggcgcaaattacttgccttgccccatgtgctgacaacccacgctacgccactgttaagAAAGAAACAAAGGTTATTACAAAGGTTTTTCAGGGTGCTTAATTTGCATAGTTTATTCCGGACCGTAACCAGATGGAACATTGTTTTTATATTATCTTTGGAGCTTGAAAGGTGGGGAGTAGCACCCCCAGCTTGTCTTTGGGAGAGGAATTGCAGGCTGAGCCCTCGTTTGTCCTTAGCGACACACTTTCTCCCCGGAGGAAGCCTCCGTCTGGGGCTCTTTGCTTGGCCCCCTCAGTTTCTTTATCATTTCGGAGAGCATCTGATTGCAGAGGGCTGCGTACGGATTCATCAGGACCAGCTGACGACGGGCAAAGGCACTGCCCAGTCTGGCCGCTTGCTCAAAGTCCCTATGGGCCTCTTGCTCGTGGCCTTGCAAGCGCTGGATCAGCCCTCGCTGCACAAACGCCTGGCAGGCTACACGGCCAACGCCCCTGCTAAGCTGCAGTGCCATACCCAGGTCCTCCAGGGCACCTGACGGGTAGAGAAGAAATACATGCAAATGATGGAGGGGAATGCCATGGAACCTGCCTTGTGAATCATAGCAGAGATATTGCAGAAGGGGAAGCGGCAGCAGCTGTGCCCACACAGTGGCACCATCTTCAGCATGGACAGAGTTGAAATGGAAAGCAGTTGTTTTATTAAGATTGGGGATTGTTTTCAGTGGTTTGGGTTCCACTTTAGGTAGCAGGTTCTTAGCTCAGAGCTTTGATTCTTGGGGCCTTGTAGGGCTGGCTGTGGCATGGGGAGATGCCCtagtaggtgggttcccatgcaAGCAGAAGCACCAATATTGAGCCCAGAGAACAGCTGATGGGAAGGTCTCTGAAAAGCCCTTGAAGAGGACAAGGGACGTGGTGTTCCCTGTCCAGGGGGTTTGCTCAGTCCTTCTTTTGCTAGGCTCAGGCTACACAGCAGACATGGTGCCTGTCCCAGGCAGAGGGCCCCCATCCTCTGTGTCAATGCAGAAGAGCACTGCCTTGCTCACTTACTTGCTGTGTTGCCCTTGAGGCGGAAGGCCTGGGCCCGGTTGTTGTAGGCTGCGGCTCGCTCAGGAAGCAGCTGAATGGCCCGGTCAAATCTCTCCAAGGCCTTCTGCAGGTCTCCAGCTTCGGCAGCTTCAATGCCCTGGATCTCTAGCTGAGTGGCTTGTTCCAGGAGCGCCGGGTCAAAGGTTGCTTCTGTCTCATTATGAGGAGAAGCACAGTTTTGTTAATAGCTCCAGGTCAAGGGCGGGGGGACAGAAGACAGCTAGACTATAAAGGTAtgcacccccccccattctaCAGCCACTGGAGCTTCCACTGGCCTCCAATCCAGTGCTAATTACACGGCTGACTACATCACAACTGCTAAAATGCAGCAGCTCAAGAGAGCCCAGAAATTTCTGAGGACAAGGGGACAGAAAGCCTGTGGGGAAAAGCCCACCCACCTCCAGGGCAAAGTGCAATGAATTGTGGTCAGGTGACGATCAGAGGTCAGGCTGCACCACCATGGACGTGAAGCCTGCAGAAAAAGGCtggcaggtttctgaaagcagcctCCCCCCCACTGcagaccaggggtgccaacttgaataaaatatttgggatgCAGGTATAAACCCCAAGCCACCATAATCGATCATaagacatggtgcacacacataATTTGAATGGCAACGCCCATCAAATTTTGGGGCCCCCAgaccccttaaatattttattggggggtgtcgaagggac
This genomic window from Podarcis raffonei isolate rPodRaf1 chromosome 15, rPodRaf1.pri, whole genome shotgun sequence contains:
- the TTC36 gene encoding tetratricopeptide repeat protein 36 gives rise to the protein MARAHDRAVLHSIFHPNAPFGDLSDELEEQETLNGEEATFDPALLEQATQLEIQGIEAAEAGDLQKALERFDRAIQLLPERAAAYNNRAQAFRLKGNTASALEDLGMALQLSRGVGRVACQAFVQRGLIQRLQGHEQEAHRDFEQAARLGSAFARRQLVLMNPYAALCNQMLSEMIKKLRGPSKEPQTEASSGEKVCR